Proteins co-encoded in one Streptomyces roseochromogenus subsp. oscitans DS 12.976 genomic window:
- a CDS encoding tryptorubin family RiPP precursor: MKLLFAIRNKVAAAKSLKANAWYLWY, encoded by the coding sequence ATGAAGCTTCTCTTCGCCATCCGCAACAAGGTCGCGGCCGCCAAGAGCCTCAAGGCGAACGCCTGGTACCTCTGGTACTGA
- a CDS encoding SDR family oxidoreductase, which translates to MIVVTGATGNVGRALVAELSEGGDTVTALARHIGTEDVPPGVRAVAADLGQPQSLAPALSGAKALFLLVAGEDPAGILRQAAAAGVAKVVLLSSLGAGTRPETYTHATRFEAAMAPSGLPFTVLRSGGLASNALAWAEPIRRYRTAAAPFADVALPFVDPDDVAAVAAAVLRGDGHDGALYTLTGPEPTTPRQRAAAIAAVLGEPVTFVEQSREEAHAQMIRFMPAAVAEGTLAVLGAPTPEEQAVGTDVERLLGRPAAPFSAWAARHVAAFR; encoded by the coding sequence ATGATCGTTGTCACGGGTGCCACAGGGAACGTCGGACGGGCTCTGGTCGCCGAGTTGAGCGAGGGTGGGGATACGGTGACGGCCCTCGCCCGGCACATCGGGACGGAGGACGTTCCGCCTGGTGTGCGCGCCGTTGCGGCCGATCTCGGGCAGCCGCAGAGCCTCGCTCCCGCACTGTCGGGCGCCAAGGCGCTGTTTCTGCTGGTGGCCGGCGAGGATCCGGCCGGCATTCTGCGCCAGGCCGCCGCGGCCGGGGTCGCCAAGGTGGTGTTGCTGTCCTCGCTGGGGGCGGGCACCCGGCCTGAGACGTACACGCACGCGACGCGCTTCGAGGCGGCCATGGCCCCATCGGGGCTGCCCTTCACCGTCCTGCGCTCGGGCGGGCTGGCCTCCAACGCGCTGGCCTGGGCGGAGCCGATCCGCCGGTACCGCACCGCGGCGGCACCCTTCGCCGATGTGGCACTGCCGTTTGTCGATCCGGACGATGTCGCCGCGGTGGCGGCGGCCGTGCTGCGCGGAGACGGACACGACGGCGCCCTCTACACACTGACCGGCCCGGAGCCCACCACCCCCCGGCAGCGGGCCGCCGCCATCGCGGCCGTGCTCGGCGAGCCGGTGACATTCGTCGAGCAGAGCCGCGAGGAGGCCCACGCCCAGATGATCCGGTTCATGCCGGCCGCCGTCGCCGAAGGCACGCTCGCCGTCCTCGGCGCACCCACACCGGAGGAGCAAGCGGTCGGCACGGACGTGGAGCGTCTGCTCGGCCGCCCCGCGGCCCCCTTCTCCGCGTGGGCGGCACGGCACGTGGCGGCGTTCCGCTGA
- a CDS encoding ArsR/SmtB family transcription factor, which translates to MAAVLGRSRTRLLIELDTPASTTQLAHRTGLSPAGVSQYLTTLRGAGLVGAHRACRSVLYARTAAAETLLEAAFTT; encoded by the coding sequence TTGGCCGCGGTACTCGGCCGCTCACGGACCCGCCTGCTGATCGAACTGGACACCCCGGCCTCCACCACCCAGCTGGCACACCGCACCGGACTGTCCCCGGCCGGGGTATCCCAGTACCTGACCACACTACGTGGCGCGGGCCTGGTCGGCGCCCACCGGGCCTGCCGCTCCGTCCTCTACGCCCGTACCGCCGCCGCTGAAACCCTCCTCGAAGCCGCCTTCACCACCTGA
- a CDS encoding cytochrome P450, which yields MPPSSATRARTTVFAPRLAALIGAHTGQDVFRLEPDTVGVAGHEVADRILAARRATETERPTFKPLHGRSITRTEASTVTRTLGNDVREALSGPLPEDADLAGSWPLTGHLFLRDLILGQDPYRLRMLMSRNLELTPKLTWSVIAIGAALPGWPRPSSRLTGLAGRAARATGYQERRYAMGMYRRAAAPVCFTVSTLVANALWLGAPFDDATPNRGIILESLRLLPPSWNILRNASPEYPAVDDRIGERDDVLVLPLLSHRDPALWDDPDTFRPERWDDLDPETTPGYLPFGHSSERCWGRHMVMPLAELLLDLVRGSGLVVDPRQRTGKVPLLGLLGVADVRLTHPR from the coding sequence ATGCCGCCGTCTTCCGCCACGCGTGCGCGCACCACCGTGTTCGCCCCGCGGCTCGCCGCGCTCATCGGCGCCCACACAGGACAGGACGTCTTCCGGCTGGAACCTGACACGGTCGGTGTCGCGGGACACGAGGTCGCCGATCGCATCCTCGCCGCACGCCGGGCGACGGAGACCGAGCGCCCCACCTTCAAGCCACTGCACGGGCGTTCCATCACACGCACCGAGGCATCCACCGTCACCCGCACCCTGGGCAACGACGTGCGCGAGGCACTGTCCGGACCGCTGCCCGAGGACGCGGACCTCGCCGGCTCCTGGCCGCTGACCGGGCACCTCTTCCTGCGTGACCTCATCCTCGGCCAGGACCCCTACCGGCTGCGCATGCTGATGAGCCGTAATCTCGAACTCACCCCGAAGCTCACCTGGTCGGTGATCGCGATCGGCGCCGCGCTGCCCGGCTGGCCGCGGCCGAGCAGCCGGCTCACCGGTCTCGCGGGCCGTGCCGCGCGGGCCACCGGCTACCAGGAGCGCCGGTACGCCATGGGCATGTACCGCAGGGCCGCCGCCCCCGTGTGCTTCACCGTCTCGACCCTGGTGGCCAACGCGCTCTGGCTCGGTGCGCCCTTCGACGACGCCACACCCAACCGCGGCATCATCCTCGAGTCCCTGCGGCTGCTGCCGCCCTCGTGGAACATCCTGCGCAACGCCTCGCCCGAGTACCCGGCCGTCGACGACCGGATCGGCGAGCGGGACGACGTCCTGGTGCTGCCACTGCTGTCCCACCGCGACCCTGCCCTGTGGGACGACCCGGACACCTTCCGCCCCGAGCGCTGGGACGACCTCGACCCCGAGACGACTCCGGGCTACCTCCCCTTCGGCCACTCCTCCGAACGCTGCTGGGGCAGACACATGGTGATGCCGCTTGCCGAACTGCTGCTGGACCTGGTCCGCGGCTCCGGACTCGTGGTCGATCCCCGTCAGAGGACCGGCAAGGTCCCGCTCCTCGGCCTGCTCGGCGTGGCGGACGTACGGCTGACGCACCCGCGCTGA
- a CDS encoding TetR/AcrR family transcriptional regulator, which yields MKAAVRVFHEQGVEKTTLGDIARAAEVPLGNVYYYFKTKDQLVDATVDAHREQLEALTAQLDALPDPAARLKALVAGWVDQRETAARYGCPFGTLATELDKRDDGLDQAAAQVMRALLAWVEAQFTQLGRADAAALAVELVAAYQGMSVLTNTLRDPGLMAVQGERLQSWIDGIAGR from the coding sequence GTGAAGGCGGCCGTACGGGTCTTCCATGAGCAGGGCGTGGAGAAGACCACCCTCGGCGACATCGCCCGCGCGGCAGAGGTGCCGCTCGGCAACGTCTACTACTACTTCAAGACCAAGGACCAGCTCGTCGACGCCACGGTGGACGCCCACCGCGAGCAACTCGAAGCGCTGACTGCTCAGTTGGACGCACTCCCGGATCCGGCGGCCCGGCTGAAGGCACTCGTCGCCGGCTGGGTCGACCAGCGCGAGACCGCGGCCCGCTACGGCTGTCCCTTCGGTACCCTCGCCACCGAGCTGGACAAGAGGGACGACGGCCTGGACCAGGCCGCCGCGCAGGTCATGCGGGCCCTGCTCGCCTGGGTGGAGGCCCAGTTCACCCAGCTGGGCCGCGCCGACGCCGCCGCCCTCGCCGTCGAGCTCGTCGCCGCCTACCAGGGCATGTCCGTCCTCACCAACACCTTGCGTGACCCCGGCCTGATGGCCGTCCAGGGCGAACGCCTCCAGTCCTGGATCGACGGGATCGCGGGACGGTAG
- a CDS encoding M1 family metallopeptidase: MHSARLSRAALFTVLLLTVETACTSSGGRPDEAPRPGAVSAGDALFPALGNSGYDVAHYALTLDYVPETNELAGTAVITARAEQPLSRFSLDLAGLSVRDASIDGADAGVSSKKNKLILTPAHPLKTGATFTTTIHYSGTPKMFTAADASVEGWIETDDGAAALGEPTGSMAWFPGNHHPSDKALYDITITVPKGYTAVSNGELTGIRDKGRRTTSRWHMGEPMASYVATVVVGSFDISTTTTAQGLPVYIAIDPDEVEDSPDMAELIPQIIDWAGSRFGRYPFASTGAIVDHLPDLEYALETQTKPYFEKAPDETLVVHELAHQWFGNSVTPRSWQDMWLSEGFATYAEWIWQEDQGDTTADEIFNAFYDGTHPESEGIWDFPPAQPPSAKQVSDSPVYGRGAMTLHRLRETVGDNSFFTILKTWTEQHRYGNAHTTQFIKLCEKESGMDLTELFDTWLYGEEKPTLA; this comes from the coding sequence ATGCATTCTGCTCGGTTGTCTCGGGCCGCTCTGTTCACCGTGCTGCTCCTCACCGTCGAGACCGCCTGCACGAGTTCCGGCGGTCGCCCCGACGAAGCCCCCAGGCCTGGTGCGGTTTCGGCAGGAGACGCCTTGTTTCCCGCGTTGGGCAACAGCGGCTACGACGTCGCGCATTACGCGTTGACACTCGACTACGTCCCGGAGACCAACGAGCTGGCCGGCACCGCGGTGATCACAGCCCGGGCCGAACAGCCCCTGAGCCGCTTCTCCCTCGACCTCGCGGGCCTGAGCGTGCGCGACGCGAGCATCGACGGAGCCGACGCCGGGGTAAGCAGCAAGAAGAACAAACTCATCCTCACGCCCGCTCATCCGCTCAAGACCGGCGCGACCTTCACGACCACCATCCACTACTCCGGCACCCCGAAGATGTTCACCGCTGCGGACGCAAGCGTGGAGGGGTGGATCGAAACCGACGACGGCGCGGCAGCGCTCGGAGAACCGACAGGCTCGATGGCCTGGTTCCCGGGCAACCATCATCCGTCCGACAAAGCTCTGTACGACATCACCATCACCGTCCCCAAGGGCTACACAGCAGTCAGCAACGGCGAACTGACCGGGATACGGGACAAGGGGCGGCGTACGACGTCACGTTGGCATATGGGTGAGCCGATGGCCAGCTACGTCGCAACCGTCGTAGTGGGCAGCTTCGACATATCCACCACGACCACCGCGCAGGGGCTGCCGGTATACATCGCCATCGACCCCGACGAGGTCGAGGACTCCCCCGACATGGCCGAGCTGATCCCCCAGATCATCGACTGGGCAGGCAGCCGGTTCGGCCGCTACCCCTTTGCCAGCACCGGGGCGATCGTCGATCATCTCCCCGATCTCGAGTACGCGCTGGAGACCCAGACCAAGCCGTACTTCGAGAAGGCCCCCGACGAAACGCTGGTCGTGCACGAACTTGCCCATCAATGGTTCGGGAACTCCGTCACCCCTCGCTCCTGGCAGGACATGTGGCTGAGTGAAGGGTTCGCCACCTACGCCGAATGGATCTGGCAGGAAGACCAAGGCGACACGACCGCCGATGAGATCTTCAACGCCTTCTATGACGGCACCCACCCCGAAAGCGAGGGGATCTGGGACTTCCCTCCAGCGCAACCCCCAAGCGCCAAGCAGGTGTCCGACTCTCCCGTCTACGGACGCGGGGCCATGACCCTCCATCGTCTCCGCGAAACCGTCGGCGACAACAGCTTCTTCACCATCTTGAAGACGTGGACCGAACAACACCGGTACGGCAACGCCCACACCACCCAGTTCATCAAGCTGTGCGAGAAAGAGTCCGGCATGGATCTGACTGAACTCTTCGACACCTGGCTCTACGGCGAGGAAAAGCCGACTCTCGCGTAG
- a CDS encoding carbohydrate binding domain-containing protein encodes MTRPRPVRALLAGLATLAASTGLALGAGGTAHAATSLPTHVFAPYFEAYNGDSPAALSQASGAKYLTMAFLQADKKGSCTPYWNGDTSKPVSSSVFGADFTTIRSRGGDVIPSLGGYGADNAGTEIADSCTNVDSIAAAYEKIITTYDVSRLDMDVEDNSLTDTAGIDRRNQAIKKVQDWAAANGRSVQFSYTLPTTTTGLADSGLAVLRSAKSAGAKVDVVNIMTFDYYDGATHHMATDTETAASGLHDQLAALYPNLSDSQLWNMVGVTEMPGVDDYGPAETFTTADATTVYDWAVSKGINTLSFWALQRDNGGCPGGSASDTCSGIAQDTWYFTHTFAPFTGGTTTPPANDFSVSLSPATASVDPGATATATVRTSVTSGAAQSVDLAVSGAPSGVTASLSPSSVTAGGTSTLTVKTAAATTPGTYTLTVTGTAGSTRHSSTLTLTVNGSGGTATLANGDFETGSLAPWTCDTGASVVSSPAHGGSHALKTAPSDSQPGQCAQTLTLKPNASYTLSGWVQGPYAYLGVSGGATASTWTSSSSWSKLTVPFTTGSSGTVTVYVHGWYGQGAVYADDLSVS; translated from the coding sequence ATGACACGTCCGAGACCCGTACGCGCCCTGCTCGCAGGCCTGGCCACGCTGGCCGCCTCCACAGGGCTCGCCCTGGGGGCCGGAGGCACCGCACACGCGGCGACCTCACTGCCCACGCACGTCTTCGCGCCCTACTTCGAGGCCTACAACGGCGACAGCCCTGCCGCGCTCTCGCAGGCCTCCGGCGCCAAGTACCTGACCATGGCCTTCCTGCAGGCCGACAAGAAGGGCTCCTGCACCCCGTACTGGAACGGTGACACCAGCAAGCCCGTCAGCTCCTCGGTCTTCGGCGCCGACTTCACCACCATCCGCTCGCGCGGCGGCGACGTGATCCCCTCCCTCGGCGGCTACGGTGCCGACAACGCGGGCACCGAGATCGCCGACAGCTGCACGAATGTGGACTCCATCGCCGCGGCCTACGAGAAGATCATCACCACGTACGACGTCTCCCGGCTCGACATGGACGTCGAGGACAACTCCCTCACGGACACCGCCGGCATCGACCGCCGCAACCAGGCCATCAAGAAGGTCCAGGACTGGGCCGCCGCGAACGGGCGCTCGGTGCAGTTCTCGTACACCCTGCCGACCACGACGACCGGGCTCGCCGACAGCGGCCTCGCCGTGCTGCGCAGCGCGAAGAGCGCGGGCGCCAAGGTCGACGTCGTCAACATCATGACGTTCGACTACTACGACGGCGCCACCCACCACATGGCAACCGACACCGAGACGGCCGCGAGCGGACTGCACGACCAACTCGCCGCGCTGTACCCGAATCTGTCAGACAGTCAGCTGTGGAACATGGTCGGCGTCACCGAGATGCCCGGTGTGGACGACTACGGCCCGGCGGAGACGTTCACCACGGCCGACGCGACGACCGTGTACGACTGGGCGGTCTCGAAGGGCATCAACACCCTCTCCTTCTGGGCCCTGCAGCGCGACAACGGCGGCTGCCCCGGCGGCAGCGCCTCCGACACCTGTTCGGGCATCGCCCAGGACACCTGGTACTTCACCCACACCTTCGCGCCCTTCACCGGCGGTACGACGACCCCGCCGGCCAACGACTTCTCGGTGTCCCTGTCCCCCGCCACCGCCTCGGTCGACCCTGGCGCCACCGCGACGGCGACGGTGAGGACGTCCGTGACCTCCGGCGCCGCCCAGTCCGTCGATCTGGCGGTGAGCGGCGCGCCGAGCGGAGTGACCGCCTCGCTGAGCCCGTCGTCGGTCACCGCGGGCGGCACCTCCACACTCACCGTGAAGACCGCCGCCGCCACGACACCCGGCACCTACACCCTGACCGTCACCGGCACGGCGGGCTCGACCCGGCACAGCTCCACGCTCACCCTGACGGTCAACGGATCCGGCGGCACGGCCACCCTCGCCAACGGCGACTTCGAGACCGGCTCGCTCGCGCCGTGGACCTGCGACACCGGGGCCTCCGTGGTCTCCTCCCCCGCGCACGGCGGCTCGCACGCGCTGAAGACCGCACCCTCCGACTCACAGCCGGGCCAGTGCGCGCAGACCCTGACGCTGAAGCCCAACGCCTCCTACACACTGAGCGGTTGGGTGCAGGGCCCGTACGCCTACCTCGGCGTCAGTGGCGGCGCCACGGCCAGTACCTGGACCTCGTCCTCGTCATGGTCGAAGCTCACGGTGCCGTTCACGACCGGCTCCTCGGGCACGGTCACGGTGTATGTGCACGGCTGGTACGGCCAGGGGGCGGTGTACGCCGACGACCTGAGTGTGAGCTGA